Proteins from a single region of Puntigrus tetrazona isolate hp1 chromosome 2, ASM1883169v1, whole genome shotgun sequence:
- the sec22ba gene encoding vesicle-trafficking protein SEC22b-A — protein MVLLTMIVRVADSLPLAASMQEDEQSGRDLQKYQNQAKQLCRKLTDQSPARCTLEAGAMAFHYVIEKGVCYLVICEAGFPKKLAFAYLEDLEGEFSEQYGTKVPSVSRPYSFIEFDTYIQKTKKSYIDSRARRNLGSINTELHDVQRIMVANIEEVLQRGEALSALDSKASNLSSLSKKYRSDAKYLNTRSTYAKVAAGAVIFITLVVYVRFWWL, from the exons ATGGTGCTGCTGACGATGATTGTTCGCGTCGCCGACAGCCTGCCGCTGGCTGCATCCATGCAAGAAGACGAGCAG TCGGGGCGAGACTTACAGAAGTACCAGAATCAAGCCAAGCAGCTCTGCAGGAAACTCACCGATCAGAGTCCTGCGCGCTGCACTCTGGAGGCGGGAGCCATGGCCTTCCA CTACGTCATTGAGAAAGGAGTGTGTTACTTGGTCATTTGTGAAGCGGGATTTCCCAAGAAACTGGCGTTCGCCTATCTGGAGGATCTGGAGGGAGAATTCAGCGAACAGTACGGGACAAAAGTCCCTTCAGTCTCACGGCCGTACTCTTTTATCGAATTTG ACACGTACATTCAGAAAACCAAAAAGTCTTACATCGACAGCAGAGCACGAAGAAACCTGGGCAGCATCAATACAGAGTTACACGACGTGCAAAGGATCATGGTCGCCAACATAGAGGAAGTGCTCCAGCGCGGAGAGGCGCTATCCG CCCTGGATTCCAAAGCTAGCAATCTGTCCAGCCTGTCCAAGAAGTACCGCAGCGACGCCAAGTACCTCAACACCCGCTCCACCTACGCCAAAGTGGCGGCCGGCGCCGTGATCTTCATCACCCTCGTCGTCTACGTGCGCTTCTGGTGGCTGTGA